The Christiangramia flava JLT2011 genome has a segment encoding these proteins:
- the rpsG gene encoding 30S ribosomal protein S7, translating into MRKRQAKKRPLLPDPKFNDQLVTRFVNMMMWDGKKSVAFRIFYDAIDIVESKKQDEEKSGLEIWKDALSNVMPHVEVRSRRVGGATFQIPMQIRPDRKVSTAMKWLISFARKRNEKSMAAKLAAEVLAAAKEEGAAVKKRVDTHKMAEANKAFSHFRF; encoded by the coding sequence ATGAGAAAAAGACAGGCAAAGAAAAGACCTCTTTTACCAGATCCTAAGTTTAACGATCAGCTTGTTACACGTTTTGTGAACATGATGATGTGGGATGGTAAAAAATCGGTTGCCTTTAGAATTTTCTACGATGCGATTGATATCGTAGAATCAAAAAAACAAGACGAAGAGAAGTCAGGTTTGGAGATCTGGAAAGATGCTCTTTCAAATGTGATGCCTCACGTAGAAGTGAGATCTAGACGTGTTGGGGGTGCTACATTCCAAATCCCAATGCAAATTCGTCCAGATCGTAAAGTGTCAACAGCAATGAAGTGGTTAATTAGTTTTGCTCGTAAGAGAAACGAAAAATCTATGGCTGCTAAATTAGCTGCTGAAGTTCTTGCTGCTGCCAAAGAAGAAGGTGCTGCGGTTAAGAAAAGAGTTGATACTCACAAGATGGCTGAAGCTAACAAAGCATTCTCTCACTTTAGATTCTAA
- the rpsL gene encoding 30S ribosomal protein S12, translating to MPTISQLVRKGRAKITKKSKSAALDSCPQRRGVCTRVYTTTPKKPNSAMRKVARVRLTNGKEVNAYIPGEGHNLQEHSIVLVRGGRVKDLPGVRYHIVRGALDTAGVEGRTQRRSKYGAKRPKK from the coding sequence ATGCCAACAATTTCACAATTAGTACGAAAAGGAAGAGCCAAAATTACCAAGAAGAGTAAATCGGCTGCTTTGGATTCGTGCCCTCAAAGGAGAGGGGTTTGTACACGTGTGTACACTACCACTCCTAAGAAGCCAAACTCTGCGATGCGTAAAGTTGCAAGGGTGAGGTTGACTAACGGTAAAGAGGTGAATGCCTACATTCCGGGAGAGGGTCACAATCTTCAAGAGCATTCGATAGTATTGGTTAGAGGTGGAAGGGTGAAGGATTTGCCTGGTGTTAGATACCACATCGTTCGTGGTGCGCTAGATACTGCCGGAGTAGAAGGTAGAACTCAGCGTAGATCTAAATACGGAGCAAAGCGCCCTAAGAAGTAA